GTAGGCGGCGTTCATGAAGACACCGTCGATGGTGTCCATCAGGCACATGCCGGCCGCGAACAGGATCGGCAGCACCAGGATCGAGTAGAACGGCAGGTTGAACGCCGCCGCCCCGCCCGCCAGGACGAGCAGGCCGACCTCCGTCGCGGTGTCGAAGCCGAGGCCGAAGAGCACCCCGATCGGGTAGATGTGCCACGGCTTGCGGACGGACTTGGTCAGGCCGCCCAGGAAGCGGTTCATGAAGCCGCGCTTGTTCAGCTGCTCTTCCAGGGCTTCCTCGTCGTAGATGCCCTGTCTGAGGTCGCGGAAGACCTTGATGACGCCGATCAGGACGACCAGGTTGAGGATGCCGAGGATCCACAGGAAGACACCGGACACGCTGGCGCCGATGACGCCGGTGACCGAGTGCAGCTCGGAACTGTCGTTCTCGACCTGACCGGCCAGGGCCTTGACGCCGACGGAGAGCAGGAACGCCAGGCAGAACACGATCGTGGAGTGGCCGAGGGAGAACCAGAACCCGACCGACAGCGGTTTGCGGTCGGTGCCGTTGATCGTGTTGTCCTGCATGAGCTTGCGGGTCGTGTTGTCGACCGCCGCGATGTGGTCGGCGTCGAAGGCATGCCGCAGGCCGAAGGTGTAGGCGAGGACACCGACGCCCACGGTGAACACCGGGTGGTCGCCGCCCAGGTGGAAGTGTTTCGGGGCGACGAAGCCGAGCAGGGTGACGAACCCGACGACGTGCAGGACCACGATGAAGGCCGTCATGCCGGCCAGGGACCGCCAGTCGCGGACGGTCAGGCTGTGCCGGAAACGAGAGAAGCGGGAGACGTCCACAGCCGTGCGGGTGTCTGTCACGTCGATCTTCTTCCGCGAGAATGCTCGATACGGGGGACGCTAGCCCGCCACAATCTCTTGTTGCAAGGTTGTGGCAACAGCGTGATCCTGGCGACTGAACTCCCGCTGGTGAGGGCAGGTCAGTGGTGCCGGACGTTCGTCGCTCAGCCGGGCGGGGGCGGCGGTGTGGCGGCCACCAACAGGGTGAGTTCCCGGACCAGGTCGTCCAGGGACTGGCCGGTCTGCGCGCGGACCAGGCCGAGGGCGAGGTCGGCGAGCAGGTAGAAGCCGAGTGTGCGGGCCTGCTCGGTGTCGAACGAGGCCAGCAGCGCCTCCGCGCCGGCGAGGTCACCGCGGTGGCGGGCGGCGATGACCCCGGCGGCGCGTTGCACGAGGTCGGCGGCGACCGGGACCGGGCCGGTCACGCCGGTCAGAGCTTCGGCGCGCCGGCGCGGGCGGCGTCGAAGCGGGCGGTCACGTCCGACCAGTCGACGAGGTGCCACAGCCGGTCGACGTAGTCCGGGCGCACGTTGCGGTACTGCAGGTAGTAGGCGTGCTCCCACGCGTCGAACACCAGCAGCGGCGTGGAGCCCTGCCCGACGTTGCCGTGGTGGTCGTAGACCTGCTCCACGATCAACCGTTGCCCCAGCGGCTCCCACGCCAGGACACCCCAGCCGGAGCCCTGCACGCCCTTCGTCGCCGCCGAGAGCTGCCCGGCGAAGCCGTCGAAGGAACCGAAGTGCTCCTCGATCGCCGCGGCCAGTTCCCCGTCGGGACGGTCGCCGCCGTCCGGGGACAGGTTGTTCCAGAAGATCGAGTGCAGCACGTGCCCGGACAGGTTGAACGCGAGGGTCTTCTCCAACCCGACCAGCGCCGCGAAGTCACCCTTGTCGCGAGCCTCGGCGAGCTGCTCCAGGGTGTCGTTGCTGCCCTTGACGTACGCCGCGTGGTGCTTGCTGTGGTGCAGCTCCAGGATCTCGCCGGACATCGCCGGCTCCAGCGCGCCGTAGTCGTAGGGCATGTCGGGCAGAGAGTAGACGGCCACCAGCAAGCTCCTCACACCATCGTCGGCACCATGAGCTGGGCGGGAACCCCGGCGGTGGTTCAGATCATCGCGTTGCCGGAGCACCCGCCCACTGCTGCCAGCATTGCGTAGTTGCCAAACTTTGGCAATAAGCACGGTCCAGAGTGAGGCGTGGCCCGACGCCGGGCCGGGCACAGCGGGTCGCAAGAGACCGCTACGGCGGTCGATGGGAAAGCGGCACTGAACAGCACTTACGCACTTCGCTGGGCTTCCGCAGGCGGAGTCTCTACGCGAGTTCGCACAGCGCCGCCTCTGCTGATCTTGGTTGTTTGGGCTGGTAGGGGGCCTTGTCGCGGATGCAGGCCCAGAGGACGTTGAGGCGTTGTCTGGACAGGGCGGCAGTGGCTTGGCGGTGGGTCTTTCCCTCGGCTCTCTTCTTGTCGTAGTAGGCGCGTGACCGTGGACAATGGGTCAGAGCGCTGAAACTGGACATGCTGAACACCCGGCGTAGGCCGCGGTGGTAGCGGTGGGGTCGAACCTGGTGGCCCTGTCGGCGGCCGGAGTCGCGGGAGATCGGCGCGAGCCCCGCGTGAGCGGCGAGCGCTGCGGGGCTCGAGTAGGTGCTGAGCGTGCCGGCGTGGGCGAGGAATTCAGCGGCGAGGGTGGTGCCGATGCCGGGCAGGCTGGTGACGATCTCTCCCAGCTCGTGCTCGGCGACCATCGCGGCGAGGGTTTCCTCGATGGCGGTGATCCGGTCGTTGACCGCTTCCAGATCGGCGGCCATCTGCGCCACGATCGCGGCCGCGGTGGTCTCCCCCGCGACGGCGACGGTCTGCGTCCGCGCGGCGGTGAGGGCCTTGGCGGTGAGGGCCTTGGCGGTGAGCGCCTTGGCGGCCCGGACGCCGTGCTGGCGCAGGTAGGCCAGGATGCGGGCTTCACCGGCGCGGCGCAGCCCGGCGGGAGTCTGCCACTGCGCGAGGAGCCGAAGCGCACCCTTGCTGCGCAGGTTGAGTGTCTTCTCCAGGGCGGGGCTGATCATGGCCAGGAGGTCCTGGATGCGGGCGGCGATACGGACCCGGTCGGCGACCAGGTCCAAGCGGCGGGAGACGAGCAGCTTCAACTGCTGCTGCACCCCGTCCGCGAGGGTGAGGGTCGGCAAATCGGCGCGCATGCGCAGGGTCTGGGCGATGACGTACGCGTCGTGAGCGTCGGTCTTGCGTTCGCCGTGGAAGGCCTCGGCCATCCGCGAGGTGACCGTGCCGCTGACGTAGCGCACGTCCGCACCCCGATCGAACAGCACCGCCAGCAGCAGCGAGGCGGGGCCGCCGCGCAGGTCGACGGCCCAGCGGATCGCCTTACGACGCTTACCGAGCCGCCCGGCGATGCCGGAGATGGCCTGCTGGTCGTTGGGGATCTTCTCGGACAGAACGACGGTGCCGTCGTCGTCGACGACGCACACGTGGTGGTGGGTCTTGCCGACGTCAACGCCGGCCCACAGGCTGCCCACCGGGCATCACCCTCTTCGGTTGTTCGATCAAGGGGCGTGGACCCGCCGCGGTTCAGTAGTCACAACTTCAGAAAGGGCGATCGGTCGCAAGTCTCCATCCAGTGCTGATACAGCGGTCATCAGCGAGGGCCGGGGCGTCCTACTCCAAGCTGGCCATGACATCGGCAGCACACACCCAGACAGTCACCCGACCCTCCGGGTCCATCCCGCAAACGACACGGCTCGATGTCTGGTTGCGGGTCCCGACGGGACAACCGGAGCCACCGCCGCGGACGTCCGGGGCGTCGGGCCGGGGACGCCGAGGCAGTCCACGATCTTGTGCGCCTTGGTGTTGATGATCAAGCGGCGAGGGCCGCATGCGGAGTGGGTTGCTGATGTCGAGGAGCGGGAGAGCTCTTCAGCGAGATCTCAGGGTCGGCGTTTCATGCTCGCGTCAGTGTCCTCGACGATGGGAAGAGTTGTGTCTGTTGCCACTGACCGGCTGGTAGGTACGCGCGGGTGGTTGACGAAAGTCCCGGCGATCACTGCGACGTTCTGGGTCATCAAGGTGTTGTCGACGACGATCGGGGAGACGTTCGCCGATTATCTGGCCGTGAACGTCGGCCTGGGTCCTGCCGTCACCGACGCGGTCATGATCGCGGCGCTGGTGGTCGCGCTTGTCATCCAGTTCCGGACCCGCGCGTACACGCCGTGGATCTACTGGTTGTGCGTGGTGTTGGTGAGCATCGTCGGTACGCAGTTGACCGACCTGTTCACCGACACGCTGGGCGTGAGCCTGTATGTCAGCACCGCTGTGTTCGCGGTGGTCCTCGCGGTCGTGTTCGCCGTCTGGTATCGGCAGGAACGCACGCTCGCGATCACCTCCATCGACACCCCGCGCCGCGAGGCGTTCTACTGGGGCGCGATCCTCACCACGTTCGCGCTCGGCACCGCCGCTGGTGACCTCGCCACCGAGGCACTCAGCCTGGGTTTCCGCAACGGGGTGCTGATCTTCGGGGGCCTTATCGCCGCGACCTGGGTGGCCTACCGTCTGGGCGCCGGGCAGGTGCTGACGTTCTGGATCGCCTACGTGCTCACCCGTCCGCTCGGCGCCTCGCTCGGTGACCTGCTGACCCAGGACAAGGACTTCGGCGGTCTGGGACTGGGCGCGAGCGTGACCAGCCTGCTGTTCTTCGGCACGATTCTGGTCCTCGTCATCCGCGAACAGGTTCTGGTCAGTCGTCACGGGGTGGCGGTCAAGGGCGCGGGGCCGCTCGGCGGCTACCGGCAGGACTACCTGTGGGCCGGCGCGGCCGTCGTAGCTGTCGCGATGGCCGGGTGGGTGCTGCGCCCGGCTGCGGACACGACGCCGACCGCCGAGCCTGCGCCCGTGACGACCGCACAGGCCGGAGCCGAGCCCGGCGCCCCCGCGGCCCTCCCGCGGCAGGCTCATCCGACCACGAAGCTGGGCAACCTGGGCAAGTTCGCGGTGATCGTCACCGACGTGAAGGAGAAGGTCGCGCACAACGACCTGGCCGGCGGGAAGAGCCGGGCGAAGGATCTCGAGGTGGCCTGGGACGATGCCGAGGCGGGGCTGAAGCCGCGCGATTCGGCGAGGTGGCACCAGCTCGACGACCAGATCGATGCGGTCCTGACGGCCCTGCGGGCGCCGAGCCCGGTGCGGGGTGACTGCGCCTCCGCGTTGGACACCCTGCTGGCGACCCTGAGTCAGTTCGACGGCGTCAGCTGACCGCCTCGCGGACGGAGCCGCCCCCGGGCCATCACCTCGATGGTGAGGACTGTGGCGGCGGCTTCGACGGCGAGGAGGCCGACCAGGACGAACAGTTGGGTGATTCCCGCGGTGAGCGGGCTGGCGCCGCCGAGGAGGACGCCGACGAAGGCACCGGGGAGGGTGACCAGGCCGACGGTGCGGGTCTGGTCGAGAGCGGGCACAAGTGCCTGGCTCGCGGCGGGGCGGCAGACGAGCAGCCGAGCGTCGCGGGGCAGCATGCCCAGCGCGAGGGCGGCTTCGACCTCGCCGCGCCGGGCGCGCAGATCGTCGTTGAAGCGCCGCCCGGCGAGGCTGGTGGCGGTCATCGCACCGCCGGTCAGGATGCCGGCGATCGGGATGACCGCGATGCCGCGCAGCGGCACCAGGCCCGCAAGGAGCAGCGCGGCGACGACGGTCAGGCTGGCGGTGGCGATCGGGACTCCCGCCCACCAGCCGTACGGCCCACCGGTGATCCGCCGGCCGGAGGTGCCGGCGGCGACCACGCACATGAGCAGGACGAACGCCCCGGTGGCCCACAGCGAGCCGACGATCGCGGTGATCACCAGTGACACGGCGGCCAGTTGCAGCGCGGCGCGGACCGCGGCCACGGCGATCTGCCGGCCGTGCCCGAGCCGTCCGACGGTGGCGATGGCGGCCGCGGCGGCGGTCAGCAGCGCCAGCGCGACGGCGAGTTTCGGCCCGAGCACCAGCATCGTCGAGGTCATCCGGTCAGTGTCGTTTCAGCGCCGACGGGTCGTTCAGTCAGCGCGGGAGGCGTTTCCGGCCACCGTCTCCTCGGTGGCCGGGGTTGCCGAGCGGTGGCGGGAGCGCAGGAGCTGGATGCCGATCGGCACGACGGAGACGAGCACGATGGCGATCAGGATGAACTCGATGTTCGACTTGACGAAGCTGATCTGCCCGAGGAAGTAGCCGAGCACGGTGACGCCGGTTCCCCACAGGACGCCGCCGAGGATGTTGTAGGTGACGAAGGTGCGGTAGTGCATGCGGCTGACGCCGGCGATGACCGGGGTGAAGGTCCGCACGATCGGCACGAAACGGGCCAGCACGATCGAGCGGGCGCCGTAGCGGGCGAAGAAGGCGTTGGCCCGGTGCACGTTCTCCTGCTTGAACAGCCGGGAGTTGGGGCGACGGAATAGGCTCGGGCCGACGCGCTTGCCGAACAGGTAGCCGACCTGGTCGCCGGCGATGGCGGCGACGGCGACGAGCAGGCAGAGCAGCCAGAGCGGCTGGTGCAGGTAGCGGCCGTCGGCGACAAGCAGCCCGGCGGTGAACAGCAGCGAGTCGCCGGGCAGGAACAACCCGATCAGCACGCCGGATTCGGCGAAGATGATCGCGAGGATCCCGATCAGCCCGAAGGTGGAGATCAGCCATTCCGGGTCGATGAAGCTGGGGCCCACGGCGAGCAGCGCTTGAGGCGTGGACATGGCGGGGACCTCCGGAACGAGGGGCGGGGGCGGTGCTCAGGCGGTGGTGTCGAGGCGGCGGCTAGCACGGCGGTCGTAGGCGCGGCCGACGACGC
This genomic interval from Micromonospora sp. CCTCC AA 2012012 contains the following:
- the nicT gene encoding Nickel transporter NicT encodes the protein MTDTRTAVDVSRFSRFRHSLTVRDWRSLAGMTAFIVVLHVVGFVTLLGFVAPKHFHLGGDHPVFTVGVGVLAYTFGLRHAFDADHIAAVDNTTRKLMQDNTINGTDRKPLSVGFWFSLGHSTIVFCLAFLLSVGVKALAGQVENDSSELHSVTGVIGASVSGVFLWILGILNLVVLIGVIKVFRDLRQGIYDEEALEEQLNKRGFMNRFLGGLTKSVRKPWHIYPIGVLFGLGFDTATEVGLLVLAGGAAAFNLPFYSILVLPILFAAGMCLMDTIDGVFMNAAYGWAFAKPVRKVFYNITITSISVAVALIIGTIELIGVLADQAHITSGPLAAIADIPLDYAGYGIVGLFVVAWLVAIAVWRLGRVEERWSANLAPAVTE
- a CDS encoding superoxide dismutase; the protein is MTGPVPVAADLVQRAAGVIAARHRGDLAGAEALLASFDTEQARTLGFYLLADLALGLVRAQTGQSLDDLVRELTLLVAATPPPPPG
- a CDS encoding superoxide dismutase, with product MAVYSLPDMPYDYGALEPAMSGEILELHHSKHHAAYVKGSNDTLEQLAEARDKGDFAALVGLEKTLAFNLSGHVLHSIFWNNLSPDGGDRPDGELAAAIEEHFGSFDGFAGQLSAATKGVQGSGWGVLAWEPLGQRLIVEQVYDHHGNVGQGSTPLLVFDAWEHAYYLQYRNVRPDYVDRLWHLVDWSDVTARFDAARAGAPKL
- a CDS encoding IS110 family RNA-guided transposase; amino-acid sequence: MGSLWAGVDVGKTHHHVCVVDDDGTVVLSEKIPNDQQAISGIAGRLGKRRKAIRWAVDLRGGPASLLLAVLFDRGADVRYVSGTVTSRMAEAFHGERKTDAHDAYVIAQTLRMRADLPTLTLADGVQQQLKLLVSRRLDLVADRVRIAARIQDLLAMISPALEKTLNLRSKGALRLLAQWQTPAGLRRAGEARILAYLRQHGVRAAKALTAKALTAKALTAARTQTVAVAGETTAAAIVAQMAADLEAVNDRITAIEETLAAMVAEHELGEIVTSLPGIGTTLAAEFLAHAGTLSTYSSPAALAAHAGLAPISRDSGRRQGHQVRPHRYHRGLRRVFSMSSFSALTHCPRSRAYYDKKRAEGKTHRQATAALSRQRLNVLWACIRDKAPYQPKQPRSAEAALCELA
- a CDS encoding COG4705 family protein; protein product: MTKVPAITATFWVIKVLSTTIGETFADYLAVNVGLGPAVTDAVMIAALVVALVIQFRTRAYTPWIYWLCVVLVSIVGTQLTDLFTDTLGVSLYVSTAVFAVVLAVVFAVWYRQERTLAITSIDTPRREAFYWGAILTTFALGTAAGDLATEALSLGFRNGVLIFGGLIAATWVAYRLGAGQVLTFWIAYVLTRPLGASLGDLLTQDKDFGGLGLGASVTSLLFFGTILVLVIREQVLVSRHGVAVKGAGPLGGYRQDYLWAGAAVVAVAMAGWVLRPAADTTPTAEPAPVTTAQAGAEPGAPAALPRQAHPTTKLGNLGKFAVIVTDVKEKVAHNDLAGGKSRAKDLEVAWDDAEAGLKPRDSARWHQLDDQIDAVLTALRAPSPVRGDCASALDTLLATLSQFDGVS
- a CDS encoding ABC transporter permease, which encodes MTSTMLVLGPKLAVALALLTAAAAAIATVGRLGHGRQIAVAAVRAALQLAAVSLVITAIVGSLWATGAFVLLMCVVAAGTSGRRITGGPYGWWAGVPIATASLTVVAALLLAGLVPLRGIAVIPIAGILTGGAMTATSLAGRRFNDDLRARRGEVEAALALGMLPRDARLLVCRPAASQALVPALDQTRTVGLVTLPGAFVGVLLGGASPLTAGITQLFVLVGLLAVEAAATVLTIEVMARGRLRPRGGQLTPSN
- a CDS encoding DedA family protein, which translates into the protein MSTPQALLAVGPSFIDPEWLISTFGLIGILAIIFAESGVLIGLFLPGDSLLFTAGLLVADGRYLHQPLWLLCLLVAVAAIAGDQVGYLFGKRVGPSLFRRPNSRLFKQENVHRANAFFARYGARSIVLARFVPIVRTFTPVIAGVSRMHYRTFVTYNILGGVLWGTGVTVLGYFLGQISFVKSNIEFILIAIVLVSVVPIGIQLLRSRHRSATPATEETVAGNASRAD